The DNA region GGTCTCCGCCCGGTCGAGTTGCCACAGGCCGAGGCCCACGAGCAGCGCCAGTGCGGGAATCGCGAACAGCGTCAGCAGGGGCAGCGGGCGGAAATGCATGCCGTGTGCTCCCCGACTAGACCTCGTCGCCCTCGTCCAGGCGCGCCTCGCGCGCGCCGTGCTTGTACTGCAGGGCAAACATCACGCCCTTGAACGGGCGCAGCAAGGCGAGGCTGAGGCCGATCACGGCGGGGATCCAGAGGACGAGGTGAATCCAGGTCGGCGGGGCAAGCCAGAGGTGAAGCAGCAGCGCCAGCGGCACGACGATCGCGCCGACCAGGAACATGATGAAGACCGCGGGGCCGTCGCCGGCGTCCTCCCCCGAAAAATCGAGCCCGCAGCTCTCGCATGCGGGCGCGATCTTCAGGAAACCGTCGAACAGGCGCCCTTCCCCGCACCGAGGGCATCGCCCTCGAACGCCTGCGGAAAAGGGGCCCGGTTCATTCATGCTCAGTGCGCGACCTCGCCGGCGAACGTCACGTAGACGAAGGCGAAGAGGAAGAGCCAGACCACGTCGACGAAGTGCCAGTACCAGGCCGCCGCCTCGAAGCCGAAATGCTTCTGCGGCGTGAAGTGGCCGGCCATCAGGCGCAACAGGCAGACCAGAAGGAAGATCGTGCCGATGATGACGTGCGCGCCGTGGAAGCCGGTCGCCATGAAGAAGGTCGCGCCGTAGAGATTGCCGCCGAAGCCGAAATGGGCATGGCTGTACTCGTAGGCCTGCACGCAGGTGAACAGGAAGCCGAGCACGACGGTCAGCAGCAGGCCGAGCTTGGCGCCCTTGCGGTCGCCGTGCTGCAGGGCGTGGTGGGCCCATGTGACGGTGGTCCCCGAGAGCAGCAGGATCAGCGTGTTGATCAGCGGCAGGTGGAAGGGATCGAAGGTCTCCACGCCCGGCGGCGGCCAGTGGGCCCAGCCCGAATAATCCACGCCGATCGCCTCGCCGGTCCAGGTCGCGCCCGCGCGCGCCTCGTGGAACAGGGCGAGTTCGAAGAAGGCCCAGAACCAGGCGACGAAGAACATCACCTCGGAAACGATGAACAGGATCATGCCGTAGCGCAGGCCGATATCCACGACCGGGGTATGGTCGCCGCGCCGGCTTTCCTTGATGACGTCGCCCCACCAGCCGACCATCGTGTAGGCCACGATGAGGAAGCCGAGGAGCAGCAGCCAGGGCTGGCCGCCACCGAGGAAGAAATACGCCCAGCTCCCGGTGTCGGTCACGAGGCCCTTCATCTGCACCACCGCACCGATGGCAAGGACGAAGGCGCCGAGCGAGCCGACGAAGGGCCACGGGCTCGGGTCAACCAGGTGATAGTCGTGCTTAACGGCTCCGCCAGCCATGGTGTTCTCCTGCAAGTCCCAGTCTCACGGGTCGGGGCACCTATAGCGGCGCCCTGCCCCCCTATCAATTCCTTCCCGCTGCGCCCGGAGGGCACGTGCAGGCATTCAAACGCCCGCTAGCGGGCCTCTGCCGACGCCATCGTGCGCTCGCGTTCGCGCCCCGCCTCCCAGAAGGTGTAGGACAGGGTGATGGTGCGCACGTCGTCGAGATTGTCTTCCCCGTCCATCAGCGGATCGACGAAGAACAGAACCGGCATATCCATCGATTCGCCCGGCTGCAGCGTCTGCTCGGTGAAGCAGAAGCACTCCAGCTTGGAAAAATACGGCGCGACCTTGAACGGGGTGACGTTGTAGGTCGCAACGCCGGTGACCGGGCGGTCCGAGGTGTTGGTGGCGCGGTAGAAGGCGAGCACGGTCTCGCCGACCTTCACGTCCATCGCGCGCTGGAGCGGCTCGAACGTCCAGGGCATGCCGCGCGCCATGCTGGCGTCGAATCGGACGGTGACGGTGCGGTCGATGATCTGGCCGGAATCGTACTGGGCGACCTGGGTGGTGCCGCCATAGCCGGTGACCCGGCAGAACAGATCGTAGAGCGGAACCGCCGCATAGGCCGCGCCGACCATGCCGGCGGCGGTCATCGCGCAGATCGTCAGGACCCTCAGATTCCTGTCCCTGGGCAGAAGGCGCATGGCTCAGCCCCCCGCCGAGATATTGGCCGAAAGGCGCATCACCGTGACCGCGAACACGAGGACGGCGAACGCCACCAGGCCCAGCGCGATGAACAGATTGCGCCGGTTGCGCGCCGCCTTCTCCGCGTCGCTCGGGCGATGCGTCTCGAGCGGCTCGCCCGTCTCGGGGTGTTTGGGGCGCTCGTCCTTCATCTAGAAGCCTCCAAGACTGCTCAGCTTCACATGAAGCCCGGTCCCGTGCTCGACCAGCAATGCGGCAAAGAGAAGCGTCAGGTGGGCGATCGAGTAGGCGAACAGGTCGCGCGCGGCCTTGTCCCCGGCGCGCACGGCGTAGAGCTCGTCCTCGGCCGCGCCGGCCTCGCCCGCCTTCGACATCAGCACGCGCAGCGCCAGGAGGAAGAACAGCGCGCCTCCCAGGACAACCGCGAGCGCGTAGCCGACCCCGCCGAGCCCGGTGACGAGCGGGCCGGCCGTCGCGGCGAGATAGAGCACGGTGTAGACCATGATCTGGATGCGGGTCGATCTGGCGCCCCTGGCCACCGGCATCATCGGTACGCCGGCCGCCTTGTAGTCACCGGACTTGTAGAGCGCCAGCGCCCAGGAATGGGGCGGCGTCCACAGGAAGATGACGAGGAAGAGCAGGACGGCATCCAGGCTGATCGTGCCGGTCGCGGCGGCCC from Marinicauda algicola includes:
- a CDS encoding cytochrome c oxidase subunit 3; the protein is MAGGAVKHDYHLVDPSPWPFVGSLGAFVLAIGAVVQMKGLVTDTGSWAYFFLGGGQPWLLLLGFLIVAYTMVGWWGDVIKESRRGDHTPVVDIGLRYGMILFIVSEVMFFVAWFWAFFELALFHEARAGATWTGEAIGVDYSGWAHWPPPGVETFDPFHLPLINTLILLLSGTTVTWAHHALQHGDRKGAKLGLLLTVVLGFLFTCVQAYEYSHAHFGFGGNLYGATFFMATGFHGAHVIIGTIFLLVCLLRLMAGHFTPQKHFGFEAAAWYWHFVDVVWLFLFAFVYVTFAGEVAH
- a CDS encoding cytochrome c oxidase assembly protein: MRLLPRDRNLRVLTICAMTAAGMVGAAYAAVPLYDLFCRVTGYGGTTQVAQYDSGQIIDRTVTVRFDASMARGMPWTFEPLQRAMDVKVGETVLAFYRATNTSDRPVTGVATYNVTPFKVAPYFSKLECFCFTEQTLQPGESMDMPVLFFVDPLMDGEDNLDDVRTITLSYTFWEAGRERERTMASAEAR
- a CDS encoding DUF983 domain-containing protein, whose product is MNEPGPFSAGVRGRCPRCGEGRLFDGFLKIAPACESCGLDFSGEDAGDGPAVFIMFLVGAIVVPLALLLHLWLAPPTWIHLVLWIPAVIGLSLALLRPFKGVMFALQYKHGAREARLDEGDEV